Proteins encoded within one genomic window of Triticum aestivum cultivar Chinese Spring chromosome 2D, IWGSC CS RefSeq v2.1, whole genome shotgun sequence:
- the LOC123053594 gene encoding small nuclear ribonucleoprotein SmD1a has translation MKLVRFLMKLNNETVTIELKNGTTVHGTITGVDISMNTHLKTVKLTMKGKNPVTLDHISVRGNNIRYYILPDSLNLETLLVEDTPRVKSKKPTTGKPMGRGRGRGRGRGRGRGR, from the exons ATGAAGCTCGTCAG GTTCTTGATGAAGCTGAACAACGAGACGGTCACCATCGAGCTCAAGAACGGCACTACCGTCCACGGCACCATCACTG GTGTTGACATAAGCATGAATACTCATCTGAAGACCGTAAAGCTCACAATGAAAGGGAAGAATCCTGTAACCCTTGATCACATCAGCGTGAGAGGAAACAACATTCGGTACTACATCCTCCCTGATAGCTTAAACCTGGAAACGTTGCTGGTTGAGGATACCCCCAGGGTCAAGTCTAAGAAGCCAACTACAG GGAAGCCTATGGGTCGGGGTCGTGGACGCGGCCGTGGGCGTGGTCGCGGCCGGGGGCGCTGA